In one Mycobacterium sp. NBC_00419 genomic region, the following are encoded:
- a CDS encoding SURF1 family cytochrome oxidase biogenesis protein encodes MKRWSFLLKPGWWALGLVVVAFAYLCFTVLAPWQLGKNTKTERENDQIQSSLTAAPVPVQTFLPQQNSSAPDAQWRQVTATGRYLTDAQVVARLRVVGGEPAYEVLVPFAVDGGPTVLVDRGYVRPVKGTAVPEIPAAPGGTVSITARLRDSETAPPDKPAFTENGVTQIYAIDTRAVSAATRVPVAGSYLQLTENQPGVLGVAELPHLDAGPFLSYGIQWIAFGIVAPIGLGYFVYSEVRARRRDAEADAAKVPSEPVTVEDKLADRYGRRR; translated from the coding sequence ATGAAGCGCTGGTCGTTCCTGCTCAAACCCGGCTGGTGGGCACTGGGCCTGGTGGTGGTGGCGTTCGCCTACCTGTGCTTCACGGTGCTGGCCCCGTGGCAGCTGGGCAAGAACACCAAGACCGAGCGAGAGAACGACCAGATCCAGTCGTCACTGACGGCTGCTCCGGTTCCGGTGCAAACCTTTCTTCCGCAACAGAATTCGTCGGCACCCGACGCGCAGTGGCGGCAGGTCACCGCGACCGGGCGCTACCTGACCGACGCTCAGGTGGTGGCTCGGCTGCGGGTGGTGGGCGGCGAGCCCGCCTACGAGGTGCTGGTGCCGTTCGCCGTCGACGGCGGCCCCACCGTGCTGGTCGACCGCGGCTACGTCCGTCCGGTGAAGGGCACCGCGGTACCCGAGATCCCGGCTGCGCCCGGCGGCACGGTGTCCATCACCGCCCGGCTGCGTGACTCCGAGACCGCACCGCCGGACAAGCCGGCGTTCACCGAGAACGGCGTCACCCAGATCTATGCGATCGACACCCGTGCGGTGTCGGCCGCCACCCGGGTGCCGGTGGCAGGCTCGTATCTCCAGCTCACCGAGAACCAGCCCGGGGTGCTCGGCGTCGCCGAACTGCCGCACCTCGACGCCGGGCCGTTCCTGTCGTACGGCATTCAGTGGATCGCGTTCGGCATCGTCGCGCCGATCGGCCTCGGCTACTTCGTGTATTCCGAGGTCCGGGCCCGGCGCCGCGACGCCGAAGCGGACGCGGCCAAAGTGCCGTCCGAGCCGGTCACCGTCGAGGACAAGCTCGCCGACCGCTACGGCCGGCGACGCTGA
- a CDS encoding cobalamin biosynthesis protein, translating to MFVRRPWRATGIVLGQLADVAFADPQRHHPVAGFGWCAAALESRTYRDSRAAGAVHVAVLLGGLALAGTAAQRGARGGPALGAVTAAATWVALGGTTLARTGTRLADLLDAGDIDGARDLLPSLCGRDPSVLDSDGLARAALESVAENTSDAHVAPLLWAALGGVPGVLVYRGANTLDAMIGNRSPRYARFGWAAARLDDIANYVAARLAGALVVLCAPAVAGSPSGALRAWRRDAARHPSPNAGVVEATFAGALGVRLGGPTQYRHELEIRPTLGDGRVPQVEDLRRSVALSRVVQVAAAGVAVGLSVAGRSGRRACPRR from the coding sequence GTGTTTGTGCGCAGACCGTGGCGGGCCACCGGAATCGTGCTCGGTCAACTGGCCGACGTCGCGTTCGCCGACCCGCAGCGCCACCATCCGGTCGCGGGGTTCGGTTGGTGCGCAGCCGCACTCGAATCCAGGACCTACCGCGACAGCCGCGCCGCCGGCGCCGTGCACGTCGCCGTCCTGCTGGGTGGGCTGGCGTTGGCGGGCACGGCGGCGCAGCGGGGCGCCCGTGGTGGTCCCGCTCTGGGCGCGGTGACGGCGGCCGCCACCTGGGTGGCACTCGGCGGTACGACGCTGGCCCGAACCGGGACCCGGCTGGCCGATCTGCTCGACGCCGGTGACATCGACGGCGCCCGCGACCTGCTGCCGTCGCTGTGCGGGCGAGATCCCTCGGTGCTCGACTCCGACGGTCTGGCCCGAGCGGCGCTGGAGTCGGTGGCCGAGAACACCTCTGACGCCCACGTCGCCCCGCTGCTGTGGGCCGCGCTGGGGGGAGTGCCGGGGGTGCTGGTCTACCGCGGCGCCAACACCCTCGATGCGATGATCGGCAACCGGTCGCCGCGCTACGCCCGATTCGGTTGGGCGGCAGCGCGATTGGATGACATCGCCAACTATGTCGCGGCCCGGCTGGCCGGCGCGCTGGTGGTGCTGTGCGCGCCGGCGGTCGCGGGGTCGCCGTCGGGGGCGCTGCGGGCCTGGCGCCGTGACGCCGCCCGTCACCCCAGCCCGAACGCCGGGGTGGTGGAGGCGACGTTCGCCGGGGCGCTGGGGGTGCGGCTCGGCGGCCCGACGCAGTACCGGCACGAGCTGGAGATCCGGCCCACCCTGGGCGACGGGCGGGTGCCGCAGGTCGAGGACCTGCGCCGGTCGGTGGCGCTCTCGCGGGTGGTTCAGGTGGCCGCGGCCGGTGTGGCGGTCGGGCTCAGCGTCGCCGGCCGTAGCGGTCGGCGAGCTTGTCCTCGACGGTGA